One window of the Romeriopsis navalis LEGE 11480 genome contains the following:
- a CDS encoding energy-coupling factor ABC transporter ATP-binding protein: MQSPAAPAIVANNLSFNWSDDRPVLKDCSLAVPRGEFWMLLGTNGCGKSTLLRLLAGLLERRSGDVNLAPPVGFVFQNPDHQLVMPTVGADVSFGLVEERLSYEQVRQRVDEALMAVNLLPLLRRPIYALSGGQKQRVAIAGAIARHCEVLLLDEPTALLDPDSQIELVEQVRKLVKSRGMTALWVTHRLNELDFADGAILLDRGRVIDQGEPERLKQRLLEIGNGAEVAS; encoded by the coding sequence ATGCAATCCCCAGCTGCCCCGGCGATCGTGGCTAATAATCTGTCCTTTAATTGGTCGGACGATCGACCTGTCTTAAAGGATTGTTCACTAGCGGTGCCACGGGGCGAATTTTGGATGTTGCTGGGGACGAACGGCTGTGGCAAATCGACTTTGCTGCGTTTGTTGGCCGGTTTGCTCGAGCGGCGATCGGGAGATGTAAATTTGGCTCCGCCCGTGGGTTTTGTGTTTCAAAATCCGGATCACCAATTGGTGATGCCGACGGTTGGGGCCGATGTTTCTTTCGGTTTAGTTGAAGAGCGGTTGTCCTATGAGCAAGTGCGTCAGCGGGTAGATGAAGCTTTGATGGCGGTGAATTTGCTGCCGTTATTGCGACGGCCGATCTATGCGCTTTCCGGCGGTCAGAAGCAGCGAGTGGCGATTGCGGGTGCGATTGCGCGGCATTGCGAGGTGTTATTGCTTGACGAACCGACGGCGCTCTTGGATCCAGATAGCCAGATTGAGCTGGTCGAACAAGTTCGCAAGTTAGTCAAGAGTCGTGGCATGACAGCCCTATGGGTGACACATCGCTTGAATGAATTAGATTTTGCCGACGGTGCAATTTTGCTCGATCGGGGTCGGGTGATTGATCAAGGTGAACCCGAGCGATTGAAACAGCGATTGTTGGAGATTGGGAATGGGGCGGAAGTTGCCAGCTAA